A single Ignavibacteriales bacterium DNA region contains:
- a CDS encoding beta galactosidase jelly roll domain-containing protein → MKKLQIVVLFLLICTAVYPQKKFLSLDLKGSWKFSIGDDQTWAQPSFDDSQWESIYAPASWEDEGFHGYNGYAWYRKSFTIPQDAKGRPVYIELGRIDDADQVYCNGRLIGATGFFPPEYQTAYDQFRTYKIPGHFLNYNGKNVIAVRVYDAQLSGGIIEGPLRVTILEGALLPEYSLEGYWSFTTGDQPEWAAPSFREAGWKQIVVPAKWESQGYAEYNGMAWYRKRFTLPEKLQGSSLVLLLGRIDDLDEAFINGVKVGSTGLINNNPSSSSIDQEWQQLRGYYIPAGVLKPGENVVAVRVYDGFQDGGIYDGPVGLITQKRYQDYWKANKKERKSFFEWLFE, encoded by the coding sequence ATGAAAAAATTGCAAATTGTTGTTCTCTTCCTTCTCATCTGCACCGCAGTTTACCCTCAGAAGAAATTCTTGTCACTTGACCTGAAGGGCAGCTGGAAATTCTCCATCGGTGATGATCAGACCTGGGCACAGCCCTCTTTTGATGACAGCCAGTGGGAATCAATTTATGCTCCGGCTTCCTGGGAAGACGAGGGATTTCACGGATACAACGGCTACGCATGGTACAGAAAGAGTTTCACCATACCCCAGGATGCCAAAGGGCGTCCGGTTTATATTGAACTTGGGAGAATTGATGATGCTGACCAGGTTTATTGCAACGGCCGGCTGATAGGGGCAACAGGGTTTTTTCCTCCTGAATATCAAACCGCCTATGACCAGTTCAGAACTTACAAGATACCCGGCCACTTTCTTAATTATAATGGTAAGAACGTGATTGCGGTACGAGTGTATGACGCACAGCTTTCCGGCGGGATTATTGAAGGGCCTCTTCGGGTTACCATTCTTGAAGGCGCCCTGCTACCTGAATACAGTCTTGAAGGATACTGGTCATTCACAACCGGAGATCAGCCCGAATGGGCAGCCCCCTCGTTCCGCGAAGCCGGCTGGAAGCAGATTGTTGTTCCCGCTAAATGGGAGTCTCAGGGTTACGCTGAATACAATGGAATGGCGTGGTACAGAAAGAGATTTACCTTACCGGAAAAACTCCAGGGCAGCTCGCTTGTGCTGCTTCTTGGCAGAATAGATGATCTTGATGAAGCTTTCATAAACGGTGTAAAAGTTGGCAGTACCGGTTTAATCAATAATAATCCTTCCTCCAGCTCAATTGACCAGGAGTGGCAGCAGCTCAGAGGTTATTACATCCCGGCAGGAGTCCTTAAGCCGGGAGAAAATGTGGTTGCTGTAAGGGTTTATGACGGATTTCAGGATGGCGGAATTTATGACGGCCCTGTCGGGCTGATCACCCAGAAACGATATCAGGACTACTGGAAAGCAAATAAAAAGGAAAGAAAATCCTTTTTTGAATGGCTTTTTGAATAA
- a CDS encoding HEAT repeat domain-containing protein, whose amino-acid sequence MKSLSIVTLAVLLLQSAFTLAQDTSRIRYFSEKLYVQNLIEGIRSENCGLRRSSVYMAGKYRITEVNDVLIEVMKSEKDPSTRILIALSICNIGEPSGMEAILNFSHNEKDPKAKRMFINIYQDYKNHIAAQNTF is encoded by the coding sequence ATGAAATCGTTAAGCATTGTTACCCTCGCAGTCCTTCTGCTTCAGTCAGCTTTCACCCTGGCACAGGACACCAGCAGAATCCGCTACTTCAGCGAAAAACTTTATGTGCAGAATCTTATTGAAGGTATCCGTTCAGAAAATTGCGGCCTCAGAAGAAGCTCAGTTTATATGGCAGGAAAATATCGGATCACGGAAGTAAATGATGTCCTTATTGAAGTTATGAAATCAGAAAAAGATCCTTCTACCAGAATTCTGATCGCGCTCTCAATCTGCAACATAGGCGAACCTTCCGGAATGGAAGCAATCCTGAACTTCTCTCACAATGAGAAAGATCCTAAAGCAAAGAGAATGTTCATCAACATTTATCAGGACTATAAAAACCACATTGCGGCTCAGAATACCTTCTGA
- the ygiD gene encoding 4,5-DOPA dioxygenase extradiol, with product MKRKDFLLTIAGAGIMAGLGSLRTFAEDFKERDKKMPVYFFGHGSPMNGIEDNEFSRGWREVGKSLDYPSAVLCISAHWLTHGTHVTAMNKPRTIHDFGGFPKALYEIQYPAPGYPELAEEVGKTITSVKVGMDHEWGLDHGCWVVVKEMFPDANIPVLQLSIDYNKPAEYHYKLAKELASLRKKGVLIMGSGNMVHNLRMIGWDMPDSGFDWAEEMNQIFKKKIASREHSSLINYDSLNPAARLAIPTPDHYYPLLYSLGLQEEKEETEFFNDKAVMGSVTMTSVKIS from the coding sequence ATGAAAAGAAAAGATTTTTTACTTACAATTGCAGGAGCGGGTATAATGGCCGGATTAGGCAGTCTCAGAACATTTGCGGAAGATTTCAAGGAACGGGACAAAAAGATGCCGGTTTATTTTTTCGGGCACGGCTCCCCGATGAACGGTATTGAAGATAATGAATTCAGCCGGGGATGGCGTGAGGTTGGTAAATCCTTGGATTACCCTTCGGCTGTATTGTGTATTTCGGCTCACTGGCTGACCCATGGTACACACGTAACAGCGATGAACAAGCCAAGAACCATTCATGATTTTGGCGGATTTCCCAAGGCATTGTATGAAATTCAGTACCCTGCTCCGGGCTACCCTGAACTTGCCGAAGAGGTTGGCAAAACAATCACTTCTGTTAAGGTGGGAATGGATCACGAATGGGGTCTCGACCACGGCTGCTGGGTTGTGGTGAAAGAGATGTTTCCTGATGCAAATATTCCTGTCCTGCAGTTAAGCATTGATTACAATAAACCGGCGGAATATCATTATAAACTTGCCAAAGAACTTGCTTCCCTCAGAAAAAAAGGGGTTCTGATTATGGGAAGCGGTAATATGGTGCATAATCTCAGGATGATCGGCTGGGATATGCCGGATAGCGGGTTTGACTGGGCTGAAGAGATGAATCAGATATTTAAGAAGAAGATCGCATCCAGAGAGCATTCCTCCCTGATAAACTATGACTCGTTAAATCCTGCTGCCAGACTGGCAATTCCGACTCCGGATCACTATTACCCTCTCCTCTATTCACTCGGCTTGCAGGAGGAAAAAGAGGAAACTGAATTCTTTAATGATAAGGCAGTGATGGGGTCGGTGACCATGACATCAGTAAAAATCAGCTGA
- a CDS encoding PAS domain S-box protein encodes MNIKIKSIRSKLLLSIIPVIVILSLLTGYITNRFVIESQKESIDRFMSVYCEDYARQIEDNITQIALIAEYTAEFVSHSDRLSEQDAYLYLEGNIGKNYLLLGSRITLEPSANGGIKRLYSVSQIDGKFVRSELSSEIDYTQSEETWYQVPKKEGRAIWGEPFVDRETGKLCSRYSVPIYKNGKFFGVASTRIDLTHFRDFTRETFYKTTNFVIISQKGQFIYHPSLKRILKDNMLTVQGSSVNPGQLHAQAEKMIRGEKGKVLLDIDDEVDQRLWAYYHPIVIGKDQHWSISISVREDEILKEIRKNSRNILIANLAFSVLMFIIVLYISSGITRPVNLFIQGVNKIRASRIKRPVEIKSNDEIGELASAFNEMITDVAHKEQELAELTHRFNFAFQATNEGIYDWDIHTGQIYFSDRMYAMYGYEPGEFQPTVERWKSLSHPSSVDVVQKAIHDALDGSGTFEVEYQAVKKSGELFWVLIRGMVVETNEIGKARRIVGTHADITARKKAEIELLALNTSLEQRIAERTRSLEETLRSLNDSTASLHSVNIALNDAAIVSKSDLKGTIIDVNDEFCRVSLYTRDELIGKNHNIINSGYHPSEFFKEMWATIGRGQVWRGQIRNKRKDGTFYWVDSVISPILGENGKPESYLGIRFDITEIKLAEMALFEAEAKSRSLLTSASEGIFGCDIYGNVTFINPSALKMLGYAEDEVMGKSIHELAHHSYSDGSKYFKEHCPMHKSFTEGLASKVDDEVLWRKDGSKFFAAYTSTPLRKGEEIAGSVVIFNDITAKKELDKKLKLIQYGIDNAKDSICFIDPSTGIILDANIHAYGSLGFSREEIIGRKFWYFDINFVRENWHAFIDRLKSGEKITYESSLCSKDEVIIPVEINCSYFEFEGSGYFVAFTHDITERKKAELLLRSSKEAADRIVDAIPIPTAVTRIADGAIQRANTAMAEFHKVKPEDFEGMKSISWYVNPDARKMLVAKLLADGYLENYEVTFKRYGTGEPRECLVSFIPIMYNDQDCLVGSIIDITDLKRIQEELAVAKQNAEAATVAKSQFLATMSHEIRTPMNAIIGLSHLALKTSLNPKQLDYLIKIERSAQALLGIINDILDFSKIEAGRLSIEHADFDLEHVMDSVANLVSQKAQEKGLEFSIHIANEVPLNLVGDSLRIGQIITNYCSNAVKFTPAGDIIVSAEVHEWIDEETVKLKFFVKDTGIGMTPDQKAKMFQKFSQADSSTTRKFGGTGLGLAISKSLAELMGGEVWLESEFGGGSTFYFTAVLGVQKEQKRDEYIPSVDLRGLNVLVVDDNQTSREILYEALESFSFKVTLATSGKEALGLIAANRQHPFDLVIMDWIMPEMDGLETSKAIFEHASTKIPTIIMVTAFGREEVAEKAHQIGIKGFLNKPVSHSHLFDTIMEVFGKEVRTTRKRSEKGMKHKEALEKIKGALILLTEDNEINQQVAVELFEQAGLRVDIANNGREALEKISESGSPSKYDIVLMDLQMPVMDGYTATTEIRKLNGYKDLPIVAMTADAMVGIREKCLDVGMMDFVTKPIDPDEVFGCLVKWIKPGERDVSDLPDMTKRQDVYLEIPDFKNINIVNGLHRVGGNRKLYIELLEKFFNNNSNVVVQITEAIQQGNQELAVRLAHTVKGVAGNLGAEKLQQRAMELESSLKRELNGSQEILQAFEQELRPVLAELNEWISGKASEVQEDDTIQLDMSKLTEKLRELKSLLDDNEVLAKDKIDEINHISGAGHIRKQLDAMTANIKNYDFDEAVSQFDSLTKELQITL; translated from the coding sequence ATGAACATAAAGATTAAAAGCATACGCTCCAAACTGCTGCTCTCAATAATACCGGTTATAGTAATTCTCTCCCTTCTTACCGGATATATAACCAACCGCTTTGTCATAGAATCACAGAAAGAATCAATTGACCGCTTTATGAGCGTCTATTGCGAGGATTATGCCCGGCAGATAGAAGATAATATCACTCAGATTGCCTTAATTGCTGAATATACTGCCGAGTTTGTCAGCCACTCTGACAGGCTCTCCGAGCAGGATGCATATTTATATCTGGAAGGAAATATCGGGAAAAATTATCTGCTTCTGGGTTCAAGGATTACGCTTGAGCCATCCGCCAATGGCGGGATAAAGCGGCTCTATTCTGTCAGCCAGATTGACGGAAAGTTTGTCAGGAGCGAGCTCTCCTCAGAGATTGATTATACACAGTCGGAGGAAACCTGGTATCAGGTGCCTAAAAAGGAGGGGAGGGCAATCTGGGGAGAACCTTTCGTTGACCGGGAAACCGGCAAACTTTGTTCAAGGTATTCTGTCCCCATATACAAAAATGGAAAGTTTTTTGGCGTCGCTTCAACAAGAATAGACCTGACACACTTCAGGGATTTTACCAGAGAAACATTTTACAAGACAACGAACTTTGTCATTATATCGCAGAAGGGGCAGTTTATCTATCATCCAAGTCTGAAACGGATTCTCAAGGATAATATGCTCACCGTTCAGGGGAGTTCTGTTAATCCGGGCCAGCTTCATGCGCAGGCAGAAAAGATGATCAGAGGAGAGAAAGGCAAGGTATTGCTTGATATTGATGATGAGGTCGATCAGCGGCTTTGGGCATATTACCATCCCATTGTAATCGGAAAAGACCAGCACTGGAGCATATCCATTTCGGTGCGTGAGGATGAAATTCTTAAGGAAATCCGTAAAAACAGCAGAAATATCCTGATTGCAAATCTGGCTTTTTCTGTGCTTATGTTTATTATTGTCCTGTATATCTCCTCTGGCATAACGCGGCCGGTCAATCTTTTTATACAAGGCGTGAACAAAATACGGGCAAGCAGAATTAAAAGGCCGGTTGAGATCAAATCCAATGACGAAATCGGGGAACTTGCTTCTGCCTTTAATGAAATGATAACGGATGTTGCGCATAAAGAACAGGAGCTTGCAGAGCTTACCCACCGGTTTAATTTTGCGTTTCAGGCAACAAATGAAGGGATATATGACTGGGATATTCATACTGGCCAGATATACTTTAGTGACCGGATGTATGCAATGTACGGATATGAGCCGGGTGAATTTCAACCGACGGTCGAGCGCTGGAAGTCCCTGAGCCATCCTTCCTCTGTTGATGTGGTTCAGAAAGCGATTCATGATGCACTTGACGGCTCTGGTACATTTGAGGTTGAATATCAGGCCGTTAAGAAAAGCGGAGAACTGTTCTGGGTTTTAATCAGAGGAATGGTTGTCGAAACAAATGAAATTGGAAAAGCCAGAAGAATTGTCGGAACACATGCAGATATCACTGCAAGAAAAAAAGCTGAAATTGAACTGCTCGCTCTTAATACATCCCTTGAGCAGAGGATAGCTGAAAGAACAAGATCGCTGGAAGAAACTCTGCGAAGTCTTAATGACAGTACCGCAAGTCTGCATTCAGTAAATATCGCACTCAACGACGCTGCAATAGTTTCAAAGTCTGATCTTAAAGGAACCATCATTGATGTAAATGATGAGTTTTGCAGAGTCTCATTATACACCCGCGATGAACTTATTGGCAAAAATCATAATATCATTAATTCAGGATATCATCCGTCTGAATTCTTCAAAGAGATGTGGGCGACTATCGGAAGAGGACAGGTTTGGAGAGGCCAAATCCGTAACAAGCGCAAAGACGGAACATTCTACTGGGTTGACTCGGTGATTTCGCCGATTCTGGGCGAAAATGGAAAACCAGAGAGTTATCTCGGAATCCGTTTTGATATAACGGAAATTAAACTGGCAGAGATGGCCCTCTTTGAGGCTGAAGCTAAAAGCCGTTCTCTTCTGACCTCAGCAAGTGAGGGAATTTTCGGCTGCGATATATATGGAAATGTCACCTTTATCAATCCTTCCGCCCTGAAAATGCTGGGTTATGCTGAGGATGAGGTAATGGGAAAAAGTATTCATGAACTGGCGCATCATTCTTACAGTGACGGTTCAAAATACTTTAAGGAACATTGTCCTATGCATAAGTCATTTACTGAGGGATTGGCATCCAAAGTTGATGATGAGGTGCTGTGGCGAAAGGATGGTTCAAAGTTCTTTGCTGCATATACCAGCACTCCTCTCCGTAAAGGGGAAGAAATAGCCGGATCGGTTGTTATTTTTAATGATATAACTGCGAAAAAGGAACTTGATAAAAAACTGAAGCTGATTCAGTACGGAATTGACAATGCTAAGGACAGTATCTGTTTCATTGATCCCAGCACAGGTATAATTCTGGATGCCAATATTCATGCCTATGGATCACTTGGTTTCAGCAGGGAAGAAATTATCGGAAGGAAGTTCTGGTATTTTGATATCAACTTTGTCAGGGAAAATTGGCATGCGTTCATTGACAGGCTTAAGTCGGGTGAAAAGATTACCTATGAATCATCACTCTGCAGCAAAGATGAAGTTATCATTCCCGTTGAAATAAATTGCTCCTATTTTGAGTTTGAGGGATCAGGATATTTTGTTGCCTTCACTCATGATATCACAGAAAGGAAAAAAGCTGAACTGCTGCTGAGGAGTTCAAAAGAAGCCGCCGACAGAATTGTTGATGCAATTCCTATCCCGACGGCGGTTACCCGGATAGCTGACGGAGCTATTCAGCGTGCAAATACAGCAATGGCGGAGTTCCATAAAGTGAAGCCTGAGGACTTTGAAGGTATGAAGTCCATTTCATGGTATGTTAATCCTGATGCGCGCAAGATGCTTGTGGCAAAGCTTCTGGCAGACGGATATCTTGAGAACTATGAGGTTACTTTCAAGAGGTATGGAACAGGTGAACCACGGGAATGCCTGGTATCGTTTATTCCGATAATGTATAATGATCAGGATTGTCTTGTCGGATCAATCATTGATATCACCGATCTGAAACGCATTCAGGAAGAACTTGCGGTAGCAAAGCAGAATGCCGAAGCCGCAACGGTGGCAAAGAGCCAGTTCCTTGCAACCATGTCCCATGAAATCAGAACTCCGATGAATGCTATCATCGGACTTTCACATCTCGCACTGAAAACCAGCCTGAATCCAAAACAGCTTGACTACCTTATTAAAATTGAGAGATCAGCTCAGGCACTGCTTGGTATTATTAATGATATCCTTGATTTCTCAAAAATTGAAGCAGGCCGTCTTTCTATTGAACACGCGGACTTTGATCTTGAACACGTCATGGACTCAGTTGCAAACCTTGTTTCGCAGAAGGCACAGGAAAAAGGGCTTGAGTTCAGTATTCATATCGCCAATGAGGTACCGCTCAATCTTGTTGGTGACTCGCTGCGCATAGGACAAATAATTACCAACTATTGCAGCAACGCTGTCAAATTTACACCGGCGGGAGATATCATCGTCTCCGCGGAAGTGCATGAATGGATTGATGAGGAAACAGTCAAACTGAAATTCTTTGTAAAAGATACCGGAATCGGCATGACGCCGGATCAGAAGGCAAAGATGTTTCAGAAGTTTTCTCAGGCGGACAGTTCAACAACCAGGAAATTTGGCGGAACGGGTCTTGGACTTGCGATTTCAAAATCGCTTGCCGAACTGATGGGGGGTGAGGTCTGGCTTGAAAGTGAATTCGGTGGCGGCAGCACTTTTTACTTTACCGCTGTGCTCGGTGTCCAGAAAGAACAGAAGCGTGATGAATATATACCATCAGTTGACCTGAGAGGCTTAAATGTTCTTGTTGTGGATGATAATCAGACATCACGCGAAATTCTGTACGAAGCTCTTGAATCGTTCTCTTTCAAAGTGACGCTTGCTACTTCCGGAAAAGAAGCGCTCGGGCTTATTGCTGCAAACAGACAGCATCCTTTTGATCTCGTTATTATGGACTGGATTATGCCTGAGATGGACGGACTTGAAACCTCTAAGGCAATTTTTGAACATGCATCAACCAAGATTCCTACCATTATTATGGTGACCGCATTTGGCAGGGAAGAGGTTGCTGAGAAAGCTCACCAGATTGGCATCAAAGGATTTCTTAATAAGCCGGTAAGCCATTCACACCTGTTCGATACTATTATGGAGGTATTTGGCAAGGAAGTTCGCACAACGCGTAAACGTTCTGAAAAAGGAATGAAGCACAAAGAAGCGCTTGAAAAGATCAAGGGTGCGCTTATTCTGCTTACGGAGGACAATGAAATTAATCAGCAGGTGGCTGTTGAACTGTTCGAGCAGGCAGGACTCCGCGTTGATATTGCCAACAATGGCAGGGAGGCACTGGAGAAAATCTCAGAGTCAGGCAGTCCGTCAAAATATGATATTGTTCTGATGGATCTCCAGATGCCTGTTATGGATGGATATACAGCAACAACCGAAATAAGAAAGCTTAATGGCTATAAAGATCTTCCTATTGTTGCCATGACGGCTGATGCAATGGTAGGCATCAGGGAAAAATGCCTTGATGTTGGGATGATGGATTTTGTTACAAAACCAATTGATCCCGATGAGGTATTTGGCTGTCTGGTTAAATGGATAAAACCCGGTGAGCGCGATGTTTCAGATCTGCCGGACATGACAAAGCGGCAAGATGTATATCTGGAAATTCCTGACTTTAAGAACATCAATATTGTAAACGGTCTGCACCGCGTTGGAGGAAACAGAAAATTATACATTGAACTGCTGGAGAAATTCTTTAATAACAACAGTAATGTAGTTGTTCAGATTACTGAAGCGATACAACAGGGCAACCAGGAACTTGCTGTAAGGCTTGCGCACACGGTGAAGGGTGTTGCCGGTAATCTTGGAGCTGAAAAACTGCAGCAGAGAGCAATGGAACTGGAATCTTCACTGAAGCGTGAACTGAATGGAAGCCAGGAGATTCTGCAGGCTTTTGAGCAGGAACTCCGGCCTGTGCTGGCTGAACTGAACGAATGGATTTCGGGTAAGGCAAGTGAAGTCCAGGAAGATGACACCATTCAGCTTGATATGAGCAAACTGACTGAAAAGCTCAGAGAGCTAAAATCGCTTCTTGATGACAATGAGGTTCTGGCAAAGGATAAGATAGATGAAATCAACCATATTTCCGGAGCGGGCCATATCCGCAAGCAGCTTGATGCGATGACAGCAAATATTAAAAACTATGATTTTGATGAGGCGGTTTCACAGTTTGACTCCCTGACTAAGGAATTACAAATCACATTGTAA
- a CDS encoding hemerythrin family protein has protein sequence MALVEWKNAYSTNIEVVDNQHKRLVGFVNEMHEAILMGKGQAVMGTILNNLVEYTVYHFSTEEKFFDEYNYPDAELHKKQHRDLVEQVSAIKAKFDAGEKVLTLDVMNFLRDWLHDHILGSDVHFGPFLNSKGVH, from the coding sequence ATGGCACTGGTAGAATGGAAGAATGCATACTCAACGAATATTGAGGTTGTGGATAATCAGCATAAGCGGCTGGTTGGATTTGTGAATGAAATGCATGAAGCGATTCTCATGGGTAAAGGGCAGGCGGTTATGGGGACAATTCTTAATAACCTGGTTGAATATACCGTCTATCATTTCTCAACAGAAGAAAAATTCTTTGATGAGTACAATTATCCGGATGCTGAGCTTCATAAGAAGCAGCACAGAGATCTTGTTGAACAGGTGAGCGCTATCAAAGCAAAGTTTGACGCAGGAGAAAAAGTGCTTACTCTTGATGTTATGAATTTTCTGCGTGACTGGCTTCATGACCACATTCTTGGTTCGGATGTTCATTTCGGACCTTTTTTAAATAGCAAAGGCGTTCATTAA
- a CDS encoding response regulator — MSDISGSRILIVDDAPENIDILSNALQSFKCIAALNGEKALKIAKGSNPPDLILLDIMMPGMDGFEVCRQLKENPDTQDIPVIFITGKTDVEDETRGLDLGATDFIPKPISTPVVYARVKNHLEFSQAKKKLKIQYEESVLQNKFITDSINYAKRIQTAILPSAGDFQNLFPDSFLLFLPKDIVSGDFYWCGEHEGKKIVAVADCTGHGVPGAFMSMIGNTLLNDIVYAKQISKPDSILAELDSGIIDELNKDLHEGTLDGMDISVCMIDQQTEKIYFAGAYRPLYYQYNGELFEVKGTKKSIGDNRKSVVFELHEIPFQKNLLLYLFSDGFTDQNDSEGKKFGSGKLKQILSEHADKAIQEQFQILHKAFLEHKSSEAQRDDVTFLGIRI, encoded by the coding sequence ATGTCTGATATTTCCGGTTCCAGAATTCTCATTGTTGATGATGCTCCAGAGAATATTGATATTCTCAGCAACGCGCTTCAGAGCTTTAAATGTATTGCTGCCCTGAACGGGGAAAAGGCTCTAAAAATCGCGAAGGGAAGCAATCCGCCTGATCTGATCCTGCTGGACATCATGATGCCGGGCATGGATGGTTTTGAGGTTTGCCGCCAGCTAAAGGAGAATCCTGATACACAGGATATACCGGTGATCTTCATTACTGGGAAGACGGATGTTGAAGATGAGACCCGGGGGCTGGATCTTGGTGCCACCGATTTCATTCCAAAGCCGATCAGCACGCCGGTTGTCTATGCACGGGTAAAGAACCATCTTGAGTTTTCCCAGGCGAAAAAGAAGCTCAAAATTCAGTATGAAGAATCAGTTCTGCAGAATAAATTCATTACTGACAGCATCAACTATGCAAAAAGAATTCAGACTGCCATACTTCCCAGCGCGGGGGATTTCCAGAATCTTTTTCCTGACAGTTTTCTTCTCTTTCTGCCGAAAGATATCGTCAGCGGTGATTTCTACTGGTGCGGCGAGCATGAGGGGAAAAAGATTGTAGCGGTTGCTGACTGTACCGGGCATGGCGTGCCGGGGGCGTTCATGTCCATGATCGGCAACACCCTCCTGAATGATATTGTATATGCCAAACAAATCTCCAAGCCTGACAGTATCCTGGCAGAGCTTGATTCCGGAATTATTGATGAACTCAATAAAGATTTACATGAAGGAACGCTGGACGGCATGGATATATCCGTATGTATGATAGACCAGCAGACTGAAAAAATATATTTTGCCGGTGCTTACCGTCCCTTGTATTATCAGTATAATGGTGAACTCTTCGAAGTTAAAGGAACAAAAAAATCAATCGGTGATAACAGAAAATCGGTGGTTTTTGAACTGCATGAAATTCCGTTTCAGAAGAATTTGTTGTTATATCTCTTTTCGGATGGATTTACGGACCAGAATGACTCAGAAGGAAAAAAATTCGGTTCAGGAAAGCTAAAGCAGATTCTTTCAGAGCATGCCGATAAAGCTATTCAGGAGCAATTTCAGATTCTGCATAAGGCATTTCTTGAACATAAGAGTTCTGAAGCTCAGAGGGATGATGTGACCTTTCTCGGAATTCGTATATAA
- a CDS encoding NAD(P)/FAD-dependent oxidoreductase produces the protein MPKIAVIGGGASGFFAAITAKEASPASEVALFEKTTKLLSKVRISGGGRCNVTHACFDPRQLTGFYPRGGKELLSPFTRFQPKDTIEWFGRFGVKIVAESDGRMFPSGNTSAEIINCFLERTENLSVPVQTQQELSCLTPLDGGKSGWELEFTGGKKFSADRVILSAGSSSGLMVILAEIGYQIEPPVPSLFTFNITAPFLEGLQGISVPDAVVSVEGTRLKQSGPLLITHWGLSGPAVLKLSAWGARILNEINYQFTLSVNWLSGRNQDQVYSELLKLKEDQPVQKLSARSPYGLAIKLWKRFLESAEISESLQLKDISQKKLHVLSGLLCCQKLQANGKSTFKEEFVTCGGVSLKQINFSTMESRLHKNIYFTGELLDIDAVTGGFNFQACWTTGWIAGNAAASEAPIP, from the coding sequence ATGCCAAAAATAGCCGTCATCGGAGGAGGAGCTTCAGGCTTTTTTGCGGCAATTACCGCAAAAGAGGCCAGTCCGGCTAGCGAGGTAGCACTATTCGAAAAAACCACCAAACTGCTCTCAAAAGTGAGGATTTCAGGAGGAGGCAGATGCAATGTAACCCATGCCTGTTTTGACCCGCGCCAGCTGACCGGATTCTACCCCAGAGGCGGTAAAGAGCTGCTCTCCCCCTTTACCCGGTTTCAGCCCAAAGACACCATCGAATGGTTTGGCAGGTTTGGGGTAAAGATCGTTGCCGAATCCGACGGCAGAATGTTTCCATCCGGAAACACTTCGGCAGAGATTATCAATTGTTTTTTGGAAAGAACAGAAAATTTGTCCGTACCAGTTCAAACACAACAGGAGTTATCATGCCTAACCCCGCTGGACGGAGGAAAATCGGGCTGGGAATTAGAGTTTACCGGCGGTAAAAAATTTTCAGCAGACCGGGTAATTTTGTCAGCCGGAAGTTCTTCCGGTCTGATGGTAATTCTGGCTGAGATTGGTTATCAAATTGAACCCCCGGTTCCTTCATTATTCACCTTTAACATTACCGCTCCATTCCTTGAAGGACTTCAGGGTATTTCTGTGCCAGATGCAGTCGTCTCGGTCGAGGGAACCAGACTGAAACAATCCGGACCGCTGCTAATCACTCACTGGGGCTTAAGCGGACCGGCCGTTCTTAAACTTTCTGCCTGGGGTGCAAGAATTCTGAATGAAATAAATTACCAGTTCACTCTTTCCGTAAACTGGCTCAGCGGAAGAAACCAGGATCAGGTATATTCTGAACTGCTTAAGCTGAAAGAGGATCAGCCGGTGCAAAAGCTCTCCGCCAGGTCACCTTACGGACTGGCGATAAAACTCTGGAAACGGTTTCTTGAAAGTGCGGAGATTTCCGAATCGCTGCAGCTGAAAGATATATCACAGAAAAAACTGCATGTTCTTTCCGGTCTGCTCTGCTGCCAGAAACTGCAGGCAAACGGCAAAAGCACCTTTAAGGAAGAGTTTGTAACCTGCGGCGGAGTTTCCTTAAAACAGATCAACTTTTCAACTATGGAAAGCAGACTTCACAAGAATATCTATTTCACGGGCGAACTGCTTGATATAGACGCGGTTACCGGAGGATTCAACTTCCAGGCATGCTGGACTACCGGCTGGATTGCGGGAAATGCCGCCGCGAGCGAGGCACCAATCCCGTAA